The window GATCCTTCTTATTTAATACCTTCAAAAGCCTCGGGGACAGTAGCTGGTAGAAAACGTATCAATGGCATGAGGCTTACTTAGAGAAACAAGTCGGGCTCCGGGAGGAGCGACGTGTACTGTGAGGAGAATTTTAATGAAAAGAATTTTCAAATATGAATTGGAAGTTGCGGGTTTTCAAGTAGTAAACATCCAAAGTGAAGCTATACTAAGTGTTCAGGAACAAAATGAAAAAATTGTGGTTTATGCCTTAGTAGACACCGATCTACCTCCAAACAAATATGAATTTGGAATAATTGGTACTGGGCACCCGATTACATTTGATATAAATAAATTTTGTTTCCTGGGTACTGTAAAAATGTATGGCGGCGGTTTGATGTTTCACGTCTTTTATAGAAAACTAGAATAGCGTTGTGTCATACTTCAACTGAGAGTTCACCACGTAAAAATCGTCTACT is drawn from Desulforamulus ruminis DSM 2154 and contains these coding sequences:
- a CDS encoding DUF7352 domain-containing protein encodes the protein MKRIFKYELEVAGFQVVNIQSEAILSVQEQNEKIVVYALVDTDLPPNKYEFGIIGTGHPITFDINKFCFLGTVKMYGGGLMFHVFYRKLE